From Coffea arabica cultivar ET-39 chromosome 2e, Coffea Arabica ET-39 HiFi, whole genome shotgun sequence, the proteins below share one genomic window:
- the LOC113728948 gene encoding germin-like protein subfamily T member 1, which produces MAYQSAYNMNYQILLCLILFSLVLLLPLPSHSADPSPLQDFCVADLDSSLYINGFPCKNPDNVSSQDFFANGFQQSPGEFNIFDVNVTRQDVHRFPGLNTLGLSMNRVVLKPGGLNAPHVHPLASELALVMDGKIFVGWVTTGNVFYWKILTSGELFVIPPGLVHFQLNIGHENARFFASFNSQNPGIQFAPLALFNSTPSIPDLVLSKAFQVNQSIIELIKSRFATVSTVSTVLKSSY; this is translated from the coding sequence ATGGCATACCAGAGCGCCTACAATATGAATTACCAGATACTACTATGCTTGATACTCTTCTCCCTAGTCCTTCTCCTGCCACTGCCATCCCATTCTGCTGATCCAAGCCCATTGCAAGATTTCTGCGTTGCAGATCTTGATTCCTCTTTATACATTAATGGCTTTCCGTGCAAAAACCCTGATAACGTATCTTCACAAGACTTCTTCGCCAATGGGTTCCAACAAAGTCCAGgagaattcaatatttttgaCGTCAATGTCACTCGTCAAGATGTGCATCGATTTCCAGGACTCAACACTCTAGGGCTGTCAATGAACCGAGTGGTTTTGAAGCCTGGAGGGCTGAATGCACCCCACGTCCACCCTCTTGCATCCGAGCTGGCTCTAGTCATGGATGGAAAAATATTTGTAGGCTGGGTGACAACCGGAAACGTTTTCTactggaaaattttgacttcagGAGAGTTGTTTGTGATTCCGCCTGGGCTAGTGCACTTCCAACTGAATATTGGACACGAGAACGCACGCTTCTTCGCCTCGTTCAACAGTCAAAATCCAGGGATTCAGTTCGCCCCCCTTGCTCTTTTTAACTCCACGCCTTCGATTCCTGATCTCGTGTTGAGTAAAGCATTTCAAGTAAATCAAAGTATCATTGAGCTCATTAAGTCTAGGTTTGCAACTGTGTCGACTGTGTCGACCGTGCTTAAGTCATCTTACTAA